The Chryseobacterium aureum genome contains a region encoding:
- a CDS encoding metallophosphoesterase, whose translation MKIQIISDLHREFGSTELCFDHSDIVVLAGDINLGIKGVEWITEAIPDKPVIYVLGNHEYYKGSYPKTLLKIKEAALNSNVHVLENSFVDIGGIRFHGATLWTDFSVFGNPVQYGMLCQPKMNDYKMIRRDPSYSKMRTLDTFKIHQFSKQWLRESLEISKGLKNIVVTHHAPSIQSVPDHFKEDPLTAAYASDLEDLMIEYQPMYWIHGHIHTPCRYKIGETEIICNPHGYMDEKYNGYDKELMIVVEAKSNSF comes from the coding sequence ATGAAAATACAGATTATCAGCGATCTTCACCGGGAATTTGGGAGTACGGAACTCTGTTTTGATCATTCGGATATTGTTGTGCTGGCAGGTGATATCAATTTGGGAATCAAAGGAGTTGAATGGATTACAGAAGCGATACCCGATAAGCCTGTAATTTATGTTTTGGGTAATCATGAATACTATAAAGGCTCATATCCTAAAACACTCCTTAAGATTAAGGAAGCAGCGCTTAATTCTAATGTCCATGTGCTGGAAAATTCATTTGTGGATATTGGCGGTATTCGTTTTCATGGGGCTACATTGTGGACGGATTTTTCAGTCTTTGGAAATCCTGTTCAGTACGGAATGCTTTGTCAGCCGAAAATGAACGACTATAAAATGATCAGAAGAGATCCGTCGTATTCGAAAATGAGAACACTGGACACCTTTAAAATTCATCAGTTTTCAAAACAATGGTTAAGAGAAAGCCTTGAAATTTCAAAAGGTCTCAAAAATATAGTGGTTACCCACCACGCACCAAGCATACAATCAGTTCCTGACCATTTTAAGGAAGATCCATTAACCGCAGCTTATGCTTCTGATCTGGAAGATTTAATGATAGAATACCAACCGATGTATTGGATTCACGGGCATATTCATACTCCTTGCAGATATAAGATCGGAGAAACAGAAATTATTTGCAATCCTCATGGTTATATGGATGAAAAATATAATGGTTACGATAAGGAACTGATGATTGTTGTTGAGGCAAAAAGCAATTCTTTCTAA
- a CDS encoding MFS transporter, producing MVLGLLSLTYGTHELVHIQEHPLQITGSLVLAFALLVMVYYRLKSVAEPLVDLKLFKHKSLVVSNAVFFTLGAFFIGFLFLISLMLQKDMGYSAASAGLMLVPFSILSALTAKFILPQVSKRLSSSQMGILGWSFMLAGGLLLLISVYTGHPLTMVLLGAACISGVGMTFCFTALSVMGIQDVEPSHYGLASSLSSTSYFLGAGIGLSFMTLMSQIFPSELSVGSLNLMILIGYAGLALGMLFYFIMKNVKVDRAEVVVS from the coding sequence ATGGTACTCGGATTGTTAAGCCTGACTTACGGAACCCATGAACTGGTCCATATCCAAGAACATCCTTTGCAGATAACAGGATCTTTGGTACTGGCTTTTGCCCTTCTTGTTATGGTTTATTACCGTCTTAAATCTGTTGCAGAGCCTTTGGTGGATTTGAAACTTTTTAAACACAAATCATTAGTGGTTTCCAATGCTGTATTCTTCACTTTAGGAGCATTTTTTATCGGATTTTTATTTCTTATTTCGTTAATGCTTCAGAAAGATATGGGTTACAGTGCTGCTTCAGCCGGGTTAATGCTGGTTCCATTCAGTATCTTATCGGCTTTAACGGCTAAATTTATTCTGCCACAAGTTTCAAAACGATTGAGTTCGTCTCAAATGGGCATTTTAGGATGGTCATTTATGCTGGCCGGAGGATTGTTACTGTTGATTTCCGTTTATACAGGGCATCCGCTGACTATGGTTTTGCTGGGCGCGGCATGTATTTCCGGAGTAGGAATGACGTTTTGCTTTACTGCGCTTTCCGTAATGGGAATTCAGGATGTTGAACCTTCACACTACGGATTGGCGTCAAGTCTGAGCTCTACAAGTTACTTTTTGGGAGCTGGGATCGGGCTGTCTTTCATGACGTTAATGAGCCAGATCTTTCCATCAGAATTATCTGTAGGAAGCCTGAATCTGATGATTTTAATTGGTTACGCTGGGTTAGCGCTCGGAATGTTATTCTATTTTATAATGAAAAACGTAAAAGTAGACAGGGCAGAAGTTGTTGTTTCATAA
- a CDS encoding IS3 family transposase (programmed frameshift), producing MKQGRKIYDPAFKKQAVQLSYERSNISELARELGIEVTMLYKWRKDYQEFGEKSFPGKGNLKQTPEQEKIHELEKRLRDAELERDILKKGNRHFFQERSMKYEFIKNHESLFPIEKMCSVLKVSYSSYYKWKARPLSNRERRKREIKKQITSIYFASKQRYGSPRITVELDSSGFKTSRITVAKYMKELGLRSKLSRKFRVTTDSKHNYLIAENILNRNFLVGSPSQAWVSDITYLQTKDGFLYLTAIIDLFDRKVIGWSLSTGMSTTETSLAAWKMAVKNRKADSKLIFHSDRGVQYASKKFTNTLAFYGVKRSMSRKGNCWDNAVAESFFKSLKTELIYGNKLITREQMELEIFEYIEIWYNKKRRHSTLNYQTIEEFNNQNKIYKNVA from the exons ATGAAACAAGGGCGAAAAATCTATGATCCGGCTTTTAAAAAACAAGCAGTTCAATTGAGCTATGAGCGATCTAATATTTCGGAACTGGCAAGAGAGCTGGGTATTGAAGTAACGATGCTTTACAAATGGAGAAAAGATTATCAGGAATTCGGAGAAAAGAGTTTTCCTGGGAAGGGTAATCTCAAACAAACTCCAGAGCAGGAAAAAATTCATGAATTAGAAAAAAGACTTAGAGATGCAGAGCTTGAGCGTGATATATTAAAAAAAG GCAATCGCCATTTTTTCCAAGAGCGGTCGATGAAATACGAGTTCATTAAGAATCATGAATCTTTATTTCCGATTGAAAAAATGTGCAGTGTTTTAAAAGTAAGCTACAGTAGTTATTATAAATGGAAAGCAAGACCTCTTTCTAATAGAGAGAGACGAAAAAGAGAGATAAAAAAACAAATAACATCTATTTATTTTGCATCAAAGCAACGCTATGGAAGTCCCAGAATTACTGTAGAATTAGACTCATCAGGTTTTAAGACCTCCAGAATAACGGTTGCAAAATATATGAAAGAGCTTGGTTTAAGAAGTAAATTAAGCAGAAAATTTAGAGTAACAACAGATTCAAAACACAATTATTTGATTGCAGAGAACATCCTGAATAGAAACTTTTTGGTTGGCAGTCCATCCCAAGCTTGGGTCTCTGACATCACTTATCTCCAAACCAAAGATGGATTTTTATACCTGACAGCAATTATAGATTTGTTTGATCGAAAAGTAATTGGTTGGAGCTTAAGTACTGGGATGAGTACCACGGAGACAAGTTTAGCTGCCTGGAAAATGGCTGTCAAAAATAGAAAAGCGGACAGTAAATTAATTTTTCACTCAGACAGAGGTGTTCAGTATGCAAGTAAAAAATTCACAAATACTCTTGCTTTTTATGGAGTAAAAAGGAGTATGAGCAGAAAAGGGAATTGTTGGGATAACGCAGTGGCTGAAAGCTTCTTCAAGTCATTGAAAACAGAACTAATTTACGGAAACAAGCTTATCACAAGAGAACAGATGGAACTTGAAATTTTTGAATATATTGAAATATGGTACAATAAAAAAAGAAGGCACAGTACCCTGAATTATCAAACAATAGAAGAATTTAACAATCAAAATAAAATTTACAAAAATGTAGCTTAA
- a CDS encoding MFS transporter, whose amino-acid sequence MDTRKNVILILASVGTFVEALDIAIINLTIPSIQQQFQIGAETVQWLQTLYVLFFGGFLIIGGKLSDQIGRKKMFLMGALVFMLTSLGAGLSQNFEVLAIFRALQGLGAALVMPSALSIVTNTFRGEQERNRAIGIFSSFAAIGSGSGLSVGGIISTYLSWHWVFLINVPVLLITVVLSYYYLPSDEKNETVQWICK is encoded by the coding sequence ATGGATACAAGGAAGAATGTAATATTAATTTTAGCATCGGTAGGAACATTTGTGGAGGCGTTGGATATTGCCATTATTAATTTAACCATTCCTTCTATTCAGCAGCAGTTCCAGATCGGGGCAGAAACGGTTCAGTGGCTGCAGACATTATATGTGCTTTTCTTTGGCGGATTTCTGATCATTGGAGGTAAACTTTCAGACCAGATCGGAAGGAAAAAAATGTTTTTGATGGGAGCCCTGGTTTTTATGCTGACTTCATTAGGCGCAGGATTATCCCAAAACTTTGAAGTGCTGGCGATATTCCGTGCTTTGCAGGGATTGGGAGCGGCATTGGTAATGCCGTCAGCGTTATCCATTGTGACCAATACCTTCAGAGGGGAGCAGGAAAGAAACCGTGCTATCGGAATTTTCAGTTCATTTGCTGCCATTGGTTCCGGAAGTGGTCTTTCGGTAGGAGGAATTATCAGTACCTACCTTAGCTGGCATTGGGTTTTTCTGATCAATGTTCCTGTTCTTTTAATAACAGTGGTACTCTCTTATTATTATCTGCCTTCAGACGAAAAAAACGAAACCGTTCAGTGGATATGCAAATAA
- a CDS encoding Lrp/AsnC family transcriptional regulator yields the protein MATENYIPDEKDLSILRLLQKDAKMSVRDISARINLSPTPTHERIKRMEKQGIIKEYTAVVDRKKVNKGMMVICMIALNVHNKKTAGKFIEEVGKLKEVVEFYNISGDFDFMLKILAPNMDEFHEFFVNKLSEIEGIGQTKSIFVMNSIKESAQIV from the coding sequence ATGGCAACTGAAAATTATATCCCTGACGAAAAAGACTTATCCATCTTACGCCTTCTTCAGAAAGATGCGAAGATGAGCGTGCGTGATATTTCGGCCAGAATCAACCTGAGCCCTACTCCTACTCACGAACGTATCAAACGGATGGAGAAACAGGGAATCATTAAAGAATATACTGCTGTGGTAGACCGCAAAAAGGTTAATAAAGGAATGATGGTCATCTGCATGATCGCTTTAAATGTTCACAATAAGAAAACAGCAGGAAAATTCATTGAGGAAGTTGGAAAGCTGAAGGAAGTTGTAGAATTTTACAACATCAGCGGGGATTTTGATTTTATGTTGAAAATCCTTGCTCCCAATATGGATGAATTTCATGAGTTTTTTGTGAATAAACTATCAGAAATTGAGGGAATTGGGCAGACTAAGAGTATTTTCGTGATGAACAGCATTAAGGAAAGCGCTCAGATTGTTTAA
- the mnmE gene encoding tRNA uridine-5-carboxymethylaminomethyl(34) synthesis GTPase MnmE, with the protein MNNDTICALATANGIGALGIIRVSGNEALSVVQKSFPAKKLEKQKSHTIHYGYFMDEEEAIDEVMLSLFLAPKSFTTENSVEIAFHGSPHIGKRILETLIKNGARMAKAGEFTLRAFINGRIDLSQAEAIADVIASDNEASRKVAINQLKGGITNEISLLRTDLLNFVSLIELELDFAEEDVEFADRSALSGLLDKIELKLNSLIESFQYGNAIKNGTAVAIIGKPNAGKSTLLNSLLKEERAIVSNIAGTTRDTIEEVLHIKGHAFRLIDTAGLRETMDEIEAIGVKKAKEKVENANILVYLADAATKDFSEDIEMIQSLLREDLKLIICATKIDEVIPTQYENVENIFRNAISHEFDFIKISALENQNIQDLKNELSSYVEHLKSEENNVVITNQRHFEALRKSLDAVHKVKEAISFQISTELLAYELRNALEHLGEISGEVTNDEVLGNIFSKFCIGK; encoded by the coding sequence ATGAATAACGATACGATCTGTGCGTTGGCCACTGCCAATGGAATAGGTGCTTTAGGCATCATCCGGGTTTCAGGAAATGAAGCTTTATCTGTAGTTCAGAAAAGTTTTCCGGCCAAAAAACTGGAAAAACAGAAATCCCATACCATTCATTATGGTTATTTTATGGATGAGGAGGAAGCTATTGATGAAGTGATGCTTTCCCTATTTCTGGCCCCGAAAAGTTTCACCACTGAAAATTCTGTGGAGATTGCTTTTCACGGCTCTCCGCATATCGGAAAACGTATTCTTGAAACCCTGATCAAAAATGGAGCAAGAATGGCTAAAGCGGGAGAATTTACCCTTCGTGCTTTTATCAATGGAAGAATTGATCTTTCTCAGGCGGAAGCGATTGCTGATGTAATTGCTTCTGATAATGAAGCTTCAAGAAAGGTAGCCATTAACCAATTAAAAGGGGGAATTACCAATGAAATTTCTCTATTGAGAACTGATCTTTTGAATTTCGTTTCTTTAATTGAACTGGAACTGGATTTTGCTGAAGAAGATGTAGAATTTGCAGACAGAAGCGCTCTAAGCGGATTATTAGATAAGATTGAGTTAAAATTAAATTCACTGATTGAAAGTTTCCAGTACGGAAATGCCATTAAAAACGGAACTGCCGTTGCCATTATCGGAAAACCGAATGCAGGGAAATCTACTCTTCTGAATTCCCTTCTGAAGGAAGAAAGAGCGATTGTAAGTAATATTGCAGGAACAACCAGAGATACGATAGAGGAAGTTCTTCACATCAAAGGTCATGCTTTCCGACTGATTGATACTGCCGGACTTCGTGAGACGATGGATGAGATTGAAGCAATCGGAGTAAAAAAAGCCAAAGAAAAGGTAGAAAATGCTAATATTCTTGTTTATCTGGCTGATGCTGCCACTAAAGATTTTTCTGAGGATATAGAAATGATTCAGTCACTTTTAAGGGAAGATCTGAAACTGATTATCTGTGCCACAAAAATAGATGAGGTTATACCAACACAATATGAGAATGTAGAAAACATATTCAGAAACGCCATTTCTCATGAGTTTGACTTTATCAAGATCTCAGCACTCGAAAATCAAAACATTCAGGATCTGAAAAATGAGCTTTCCTCTTATGTGGAACATTTAAAATCTGAGGAAAACAACGTTGTAATCACCAATCAGCGTCACTTTGAAGCGTTAAGAAAATCTCTGGATGCCGTTCACAAAGTAAAAGAAGCTATTTCTTTCCAGATTTCTACAGAACTATTGGCTTATGAGCTTAGAAATGCACTGGAACACCTTGGAGAAATTTCCGGAGAGGTTACCAATGATGAAGTCCTTGGGAACATTTTTTCTAAATTCTGTATCGGGAAATAA
- a CDS encoding site-specific integrase translates to MRKAEYVHGKFDLENTTKAKRTFFNYFAGKTKEKQEQDISNNYGNWFSTLQYLKKIIPKNTIFDEVDDDFIKKIRHYFDNVARTKSDLPLCQNSKYSYFNKFKAAVRSAFDEGYLSSINYASNIKSFEQAESQREYLTFDELQSLAKAECKYDVLKRAFLFSCLSGLRWSDINTLVWNEVRDEGEISKINFSQEKTEGVEYLYISAQARELLGERQDQTDRVFRGLKYGM, encoded by the coding sequence ATGAGGAAAGCAGAATATGTTCACGGAAAATTTGACTTAGAAAATACCACAAAAGCTAAACGCACTTTCTTTAATTATTTTGCTGGAAAGACAAAGGAAAAACAGGAGCAAGATATTTCGAATAATTATGGCAATTGGTTTTCAACACTTCAATATCTGAAAAAAATCATTCCTAAAAATACCATTTTTGATGAAGTGGATGACGATTTCATAAAAAAAATTCGTCACTATTTCGATAATGTGGCCAGAACAAAAAGTGACCTGCCTCTTTGCCAAAACTCTAAATATTCCTATTTCAACAAATTTAAAGCAGCTGTAAGAAGTGCATTTGATGAGGGATATTTATCATCAATAAACTATGCTTCAAATATAAAATCTTTTGAACAAGCCGAAAGCCAGAGAGAATATTTAACTTTTGATGAGTTACAATCTTTAGCGAAAGCAGAGTGTAAATATGACGTTCTCAAAAGGGCATTTCTATTTTCTTGCTTATCTGGTCTTCGATGGTCAGATATTAATACATTAGTTTGGAATGAAGTAAGGGATGAAGGCGAGATTTCGAAAATAAACTTTAGTCAAGAAAAAACTGAGGGTGTAGAATATCTCTATATTTCCGCTCAAGCGAGGGAATTACTTGGTGAGAGACAAGATCAAACGGATCGAGTTTTCAGAGGGCTGAAATACGGAATGTGA
- a CDS encoding CinA family protein yields the protein MKFQQSLLDYISTSLITMNETVSIAESVTSGLIQLAFSQMTNAKLFYKGGITTFTLPEKVQFLDINQIEVKENGFETQKMADTMAVKVAESFGTDWGIASTGYAASVRNSGFKVYSFCSFSYKGEIVLSKRIELHDKTQALDAQLYYTEFILGCFKGALNQILI from the coding sequence ATGAAATTTCAGCAAAGTTTACTTGATTATATCAGTACTTCACTCATTACCATGAATGAAACGGTTTCTATAGCAGAAAGCGTAACCTCGGGATTAATACAGCTCGCTTTTTCCCAAATGACTAATGCAAAACTGTTTTACAAAGGAGGAATAACGACTTTTACATTACCTGAAAAAGTTCAATTTTTAGATATCAATCAAATTGAAGTTAAGGAAAATGGTTTTGAAACACAAAAAATGGCTGATACAATGGCTGTGAAGGTCGCTGAATCATTTGGAACAGATTGGGGAATTGCTTCTACGGGATATGCTGCATCTGTAAGAAATTCTGGATTTAAAGTGTATTCATTCTGTTCATTCAGTTACAAAGGAGAAATTGTACTTTCCAAACGCATAGAACTTCATGATAAGACTCAGGCACTGGATGCACAGTTATATTATACCGAATTTATTTTAGGGTGCTTTAAAGGTGCATTGAATCAAATACTGATTTAG
- a CDS encoding helix-turn-helix domain-containing protein has product MKLYIKYMVSLRCKMVVHQELERLGIKNAVVDLGTVELLDDISVELRQILKENLLKTGLEVLDDKKSILIEKIKNVVIEMIHYSDELPKENFSDYISEKLGYDYTYLANTFSEVKGMTLQHFIIINKVEKVKELLLYDELNLTEISYKLNYSSVAHLSNQFKKITGLSPSFYKLLKQRRLGNLEDL; this is encoded by the coding sequence ATGAAGTTGTATATAAAGTACATGGTAAGTTTGCGCTGCAAAATGGTTGTCCATCAGGAACTGGAAAGGCTGGGCATTAAAAATGCTGTTGTAGATTTAGGAACTGTAGAACTATTGGATGATATCAGTGTTGAATTAAGACAAATTCTGAAAGAAAATTTGCTTAAAACAGGCCTTGAAGTATTAGATGATAAAAAAAGTATCCTGATAGAAAAAATAAAAAATGTAGTCATAGAAATGATTCATTATTCAGATGAACTTCCAAAAGAAAATTTTTCAGATTATATAAGCGAAAAATTAGGGTATGACTATACTTATCTTGCGAATACATTCTCTGAAGTGAAAGGAATGACATTGCAGCATTTTATCATTATTAATAAGGTAGAAAAAGTAAAAGAATTATTACTGTATGATGAGCTCAATCTTACAGAAATCTCTTATAAACTTAACTACAGCAGTGTAGCTCATCTCTCTAATCAATTTAAAAAAATTACTGGTCTTTCTCCTTCATTTTATAAGCTGTTAAAGCAAAGGCGTTTGGGGAATCTGGAAGATTTGTAA
- a CDS encoding glycoside hydrolase family 130 protein has product MVSLKKDGIILRKTTLDFESEGVLNPAVIKDNGKIHLFYRALAKNNFSSIGYCILSDYKTIETRLNNPVIIPEFEYEKHGVEDPRIVKIDHLFYLTYTSYDGMNALGTLAVSKDLTSWQKQGIIVPKIPYNKFRFLSESQGEIAEKYRRFNKLPPTHTKDKDVFLWDKNVIFFPRRINGKLYFLHRIRPDIQIVGIESIEDLNPDFWKDYFLHFKEHIVLSPRYEHEVSYIGGGCPPIETEYGWLLIYHGVHDTIEGYVYSACAALLDLDTPEKEISRLPYPLFKPEEEWEQKGEVNNVCFPTGAILEGDTLHIYYGAADKRIAVAFLSISELLKELLQYTS; this is encoded by the coding sequence ATGGTATCCCTGAAAAAAGACGGAATTATACTCAGAAAAACGACATTAGACTTTGAGAGTGAAGGTGTTTTAAACCCCGCAGTTATTAAGGATAACGGAAAAATACATTTATTTTATAGGGCTCTTGCCAAGAATAATTTCTCCAGTATCGGATACTGTATACTCTCAGATTATAAGACTATAGAAACCCGGTTGAACAATCCGGTTATCATCCCCGAGTTTGAATACGAAAAACATGGTGTTGAAGATCCAAGAATCGTAAAAATTGATCATTTGTTTTACCTTACCTATACGAGTTATGACGGGATGAATGCATTGGGAACACTTGCAGTATCAAAGGACCTTACATCATGGCAAAAACAAGGCATTATTGTTCCCAAAATTCCATACAACAAGTTTAGATTTTTATCAGAATCCCAAGGTGAAATAGCAGAAAAGTACAGACGTTTCAACAAACTCCCGCCTACTCATACAAAGGATAAAGATGTCTTCCTGTGGGATAAAAATGTGATATTTTTTCCAAGAAGAATTAACGGTAAGCTTTATTTCCTTCATCGCATAAGACCCGATATCCAAATTGTAGGCATAGAAAGTATTGAAGATCTGAATCCTGATTTCTGGAAAGATTATTTCCTTCACTTTAAAGAACATATTGTATTGTCTCCCCGGTATGAGCATGAAGTAAGCTATATTGGCGGTGGATGCCCCCCTATAGAAACCGAATACGGATGGCTTTTGATATACCATGGCGTACATGATACCATTGAAGGATATGTTTACAGCGCATGTGCTGCTTTACTGGATCTTGATACTCCTGAAAAAGAAATTTCAAGACTTCCTTATCCTCTTTTCAAACCTGAAGAAGAATGGGAACAGAAGGGAGAAGTGAACAATGTCTGCTTTCCTACCGGAGCTATCCTAGAAGGAGATACACTCCATATCTACTATGGAGCAGCAGATAAAAGAATTGCTGTTGCTTTTTTAAGTATTTCAGAATTACTTAAAGAATTACTACAGTACACATCATAA
- a CDS encoding glycosyltransferase, giving the protein MNKNIKSDAEEKTKRRSVQSNKNTIYHKPEIIFISTFPPKVCGIATYCQDLIQSLKLKFRESFSIIICPMETEDEHYQYEEDPEYRLNTSDAISYLELADKINKNENIQLIMLQHEFGFFTEAKNGLLLFLQNLEKDIIITFHTVLPKPNHELKEKVIEISSFVKTIIVMTDISSVILTNDYGVSSDKIKVIPHGTHLLPFIDKISLKAKYGFIDKKVLSTFGLLGSGKNIETTLEALPEIITQNPDVIFLIIGKTHPGIIKYEGEKYRNFLEDTIRRLHLEKHTYFINQYLPLDELLDYLQLTNIYLFTSKDRNQAVSGTFSYAISCGCPIVSTPIPHALEVLNEDLGIIIDFEAPEQLAAAVNTLLKNESAQEKLRSNSLEKMAPSAWENSSISHALLFQQYSKDKMTLHYTFPIINLSHIKNMTTDFGMIQFSKINKPDINSGYTLDDNARAMIVACRHYELNRDKSDLDLISTYLNLIKFCQQQDGSFLNYINQYKEFAQQNYETNLEDSNGRAIWALGYLLSIKTILPQQFSDEAESVIEKSISSIENIHSTRAMAFIIKGLHYQNSENNIPLLKKLANRLVKMYQHEKHTDWHWFESYLTYGNSVLPEALLCAWITTKDEMYKHVANESFKFLLSKIFIKGGIKVISNKGWLQKETINNPESIGGEQPIDVAYTILTLSTFYKVFKDEKYLQMMINAFSWFLGKNHLHQIIYNPATGGCYDGLEEKNVNLNQGAESTVSYLMARLCFTK; this is encoded by the coding sequence ATGAATAAAAATATAAAATCAGACGCGGAGGAAAAGACGAAAAGACGATCTGTACAAAGTAATAAAAACACAATTTATCATAAACCTGAAATTATCTTTATAAGTACTTTTCCTCCTAAAGTATGCGGCATTGCAACATATTGTCAGGATTTGATACAATCCCTCAAATTAAAATTCAGAGAATCATTTAGCATTATTATCTGCCCGATGGAAACGGAGGATGAGCATTATCAATATGAGGAAGATCCTGAATATCGCTTAAATACATCCGATGCCATATCTTATTTGGAACTGGCTGATAAAATCAACAAAAATGAAAATATTCAATTGATTATGCTCCAGCATGAATTTGGATTTTTTACTGAAGCTAAAAACGGATTACTGCTTTTCCTTCAAAATTTAGAGAAAGATATCATTATTACTTTTCACACCGTTCTGCCGAAACCGAATCACGAATTAAAAGAAAAAGTCATAGAAATAAGCAGTTTTGTAAAAACTATTATTGTGATGACCGATATTTCTTCGGTTATCCTGACCAATGATTATGGTGTTTCATCTGATAAAATAAAAGTGATACCCCACGGCACCCATTTACTGCCATTTATCGATAAGATTTCACTAAAAGCGAAATATGGATTTATTGATAAAAAAGTTCTTTCAACATTTGGTTTACTGGGTTCGGGGAAAAATATTGAAACTACCTTAGAAGCTTTGCCTGAAATTATTACACAAAACCCCGATGTAATCTTTTTGATTATTGGAAAAACACATCCCGGTATCATTAAGTATGAAGGCGAAAAGTATCGTAATTTTTTGGAGGATACTATCAGGAGGCTTCATTTAGAAAAACATACTTATTTTATCAACCAATATCTGCCTTTAGATGAGTTGCTGGATTATCTTCAGCTTACCAATATCTATCTTTTTACTTCAAAAGACAGAAATCAGGCAGTAAGCGGTACTTTTTCATATGCCATCAGTTGTGGCTGTCCCATTGTTTCCACTCCTATTCCCCATGCTCTGGAAGTACTAAATGAAGACCTGGGAATCATTATTGATTTTGAAGCTCCTGAACAGCTTGCTGCTGCCGTGAACACATTACTGAAAAATGAATCCGCACAGGAAAAATTACGATCAAATAGTCTGGAAAAAATGGCTCCCTCGGCCTGGGAGAATTCTTCTATTTCACACGCCCTATTATTTCAACAATACAGCAAAGACAAAATGACATTACATTATACCTTCCCCATCATCAATCTAAGCCATATCAAAAATATGACAACGGATTTTGGGATGATCCAGTTTTCTAAAATCAACAAGCCTGATATCAATTCCGGGTATACTTTAGACGATAATGCCCGTGCTATGATTGTAGCCTGCAGACATTACGAACTAAACAGAGATAAATCTGACTTAGATTTAATCTCAACTTATCTGAATCTGATTAAGTTTTGTCAGCAACAAGATGGAAGCTTTCTCAATTATATAAATCAATATAAGGAATTTGCGCAACAGAACTACGAAACCAATCTTGAAGATTCGAATGGTAGGGCAATTTGGGCATTGGGGTATCTTCTTTCAATAAAAACAATCTTACCGCAACAGTTTTCGGATGAAGCAGAGTCAGTGATTGAAAAAAGTATTTCATCTATTGAGAACATCCATTCTACACGTGCAATGGCTTTTATCATCAAGGGACTGCACTATCAAAACTCTGAAAATAACATTCCATTATTGAAAAAGCTTGCCAATCGCCTGGTAAAAATGTATCAGCATGAGAAACATACAGACTGGCATTGGTTTGAAAGCTACCTGACCTATGGAAACAGTGTGCTCCCTGAAGCTTTATTGTGCGCGTGGATCACAACCAAAGACGAAATGTATAAACATGTTGCCAATGAATCATTCAAGTTCTTGCTTTCTAAAATATTTATTAAAGGAGGCATCAAAGTAATATCCAACAAAGGATGGCTGCAGAAAGAAACGATTAATAATCCTGAATCAATTGGTGGTGAGCAGCCTATTGATGTTGCTTATACTATACTGACCCTATCTACATTCTACAAGGTTTTTAAGGATGAAAAATATTTACAGATGATGATCAATGCTTTTAGTTGGTTTTTAGGAAAAAATCATTTACATCAGATTATTTATAACCCTGCAACAGGTGGATGTTATGATGGGCTTGAAGAGAAAAATGTCAATCTCAATCAGGGAGCGGAATCAACAGTCAGCTATCTCATGGCAAGGCTCTGTTTTACTAAATAA